Genomic segment of Oscillospiraceae bacterium:
AGTTTTTTGAATGTGTACTCATTTGTTTTGCTCTTCTTTTTTCTTTATGTAAGAAAGCAGGTCTTACAGTTGCAAGGTTCTTTGCAAAGCATTATCGTTTAGCTTTACAGGTCGCAGGCGTTGCTATTATCGGCTTTGTTGTTTTTGCTTCTCAGACCTATGCTGTTGCTCTTAAAGTTGAAATTGACAATGTTCCCGTAGGCTATGTAAGCAATCAGCAGGAATATGAGCTTGCAATAGAACAGGTTGAAAATGCAATCAGCGAAAAAGTGGGCGAAGAATATTTTTATGAAAAAATCCCCACCTTCTCTTATTCAATAGTAAGCAAAAATCAAATCGGCTCCAATCAGGACGTTTACAATGCAGTTTATACTCAGGCTGAGGAAGAAATCGGTCAGAGCTACGGCTTATTTATTGATAACGAGTTTATAGGCGCTTGCCGTAAAGAGTCCGAGCTTCTCAATTTGCTCGAAGAAATCAAGAAAGAATATTCAACAGGTACCCCCGGAGAAACAGTTGAATTTGTCAAAGATGTAACCGTTGAAAAGAATATGTATGCAAGAAGCCTTATATATTCTCCCGACGAGCTTAAAGAGCTTTTTGCAACCCCTTCTGACGACAATATTTATATTGTTGAAAAGGGCGACTCTCCCAGCAGAATTTCAACAAAATTCGGAATTACTATTTCAAAGCTTAAGAGTCTTAATCCCGATAAGGACTTAAACAAATTGCGTGTAGGTCAAAAGCTTTATGTTGCAACTCCCAAGCTTGATATCGGCGTTAAGGTTGTAAGAACAATCACCTATACAGAGCAAATTGAATTTACTACAAAAACATCTTATACAAATGACCTTTACGAAGGACAGAGTAAAACAACTACAAAGGGTAAAAACGGCGAGAATAAGATTACAGCTACTGTAACATATATTGACGGCGTTGAAACAGACAGAGTTGTTCTTGAAAAGGTTAATCTTTCAAAGCCTGTTACTGCACAGGTTTTAGTCGGAACAAAGCCCATAGCTCCTTCCGGAACTTTTGTATGGCCCGTTCCAGCTTCAAGAAGAATTACCTCTCCTTACGGAATGCGTTGGGGCAAGCTTCACGGTGCTATTGATATCGGCGCTCCTAAGGGCTCTGCAATCGTTGCTGTTGATGCGGGTACTGTTGTTACTGCAGGCTGGCTTAAAACAGGCGCAGGCTATGCTGTAATTATTAATCACGGTAACGGCATTTATTCAAGATATTATCACTGCAGCGCACTTTATGTAAAAGCAGGCCAAAAGGTTATTCAGGGACAGACTATTGCAGCAGTTGGTGCAACAGGTAATGCAACAGGTCCTCACCTTCACTTTGAGCTTACAAACAATTCGGGTTCAAACGTTAACCCCACAAAATATCTAAAATAAAATTTTAACACCACAGATTTTAAATTTGAATCTGTGGTGTTTTTGTTATAAGAAAACGAAGCCTCCTTCTTTACGAAGCGTCTTCGTTTTTTAGATAATAGATAATAACGAACAGTTGAAAAACCGCAAATATCTATTATCTCTTATCTTGAGTTGATTTTTTACTTACGACTTGGTTTAACATTTACATCGGGATTTATATTGCCCTCAATTTCTCCGTTTTCATTTTCAAAAGCCTTGATGCTTTCTCTGATTAAAACAAGGATATGACTGTTAAGGCTTCTTCCTTCATAATCTGCCACATAAGAAAGCTTATTCAGCATCTCCTCTTCAATTCTTATAGATACACTTTTAATAGCCACAATAACACCTCAAAATAAATATATTATGAATTTATTTTAATAAAAATATGTGCTATAATGTTATTTATAGATATACTGTATATCTAAATAATTTTGAGGTGATAGTATGAATTGTGAAAACTGTTTTTGTATTTATCAAAATAATGGCAAGTGCAGTCTTGAGTAGATAAGTATAGATATTTCGGGAATGTGTAAGGAATGTATATATATTAATATGGATAAAAAGCTTTTATTCGAAGAAAAACTAAAGCTTTTGAAAAAGTATGAAGCAGAGGCTTGATATAATGAATTGCAATCTTGCGATTGCATGAATTGAAAGCAAAAGCTTTCATGAATTGTGCCTTTGGCACATTAAAAAGCAAGAACGAAAAATTTTCGTTCTTGCTTTTTTTAGCACTCAAAGTTTACTTTCCCATCAATCTCAATACTGTGTTGTTTGCCGTTTGGAAGAACTATAAGCGCTTTTATTTTATTCTTTGAGCTTACCTCTATTTTAAACTTGTCGTCAGTTTTGTTCCAAGAAATATTTACTATACCCTTTCC
This window contains:
- a CDS encoding M23 family metallopeptidase translates to MTGFSKKLKRIILKIAKYIDKLASYAGKTSAVGKFFECVLICFALLFSLCKKAGLTVARFFAKHYRLALQVAGVAIIGFVVFASQTYAVALKVEIDNVPVGYVSNQQEYELAIEQVENAISEKVGEEYFYEKIPTFSYSIVSKNQIGSNQDVYNAVYTQAEEEIGQSYGLFIDNEFIGACRKESELLNLLEEIKKEYSTGTPGETVEFVKDVTVEKNMYARSLIYSPDELKELFATPSDDNIYIVEKGDSPSRISTKFGITISKLKSLNPDKDLNKLRVGQKLYVATPKLDIGVKVVRTITYTEQIEFTTKTSYTNDLYEGQSKTTTKGKNGENKITATVTYIDGVETDRVVLEKVNLSKPVTAQVLVGTKPIAPSGTFVWPVPASRRITSPYGMRWGKLHGAIDIGAPKGSAIVAVDAGTVVTAGWLKTGAGYAVIINHGNGIYSRYYHCSALYVKAGQKVIQGQTIAAVGATGNATGPHLHFELTNNSGSNVNPTKYLK
- a CDS encoding Arc family DNA-binding protein yields the protein MAIKSVSIRIEEEMLNKLSYVADYEGRSLNSHILVLIRESIKAFENENGEIEGNINPDVNVKPSRK